In the genome of Raphanus sativus cultivar WK10039 chromosome 4, ASM80110v3, whole genome shotgun sequence, one region contains:
- the LOC108832135 gene encoding uncharacterized protein LOC108832135 isoform X2, with protein MPNFPGGCTSADQFSKYVYERVRECILRYMSKEATATHLQDRYQIPYGYTERAWCYIEKLNQDFFRTYFENGAPNAAALAKVAKQTVLAPQIKEETGSCKTPNSPPKRDSDKAPDTTSREKEEQLMEFVRNLLSRVPEEAAHPPHDGNAIVSVEQSSSKAGGESQAIQKPKLETSQQQQQQPLYPTEFWKKLLTTLGQIESNTDKMVKLMSDGHGFASAVGSSKRQRDEQRKDRGDNDEAEKLQDQNSQQPDGQSRGNKAAKKH; from the exons ATGCCAAATTTTCCTGGCGGTTGTACGAGCGCAGATCAGTTCTCCAAATAC GTTTATGAAAGAGTAAGGGAATGCATCTTGAGGTACATGAGCAAGGAAGCAACTGCGACACATCTACAAGATCGATATCAAATCCCATACGGATACACAGAGAGAG CTTGGTGTTATATCGAAAAATTGAACCAAGATTTCTTCAGAACCTACTTTGAGAACGGTGCACCAA ATGCAGCAGCTCTTGCTAAAGTGGCAAAACAAACCGTTCTTGCTCCTCAAATCAAAGAAGAAACTGGATCTTGCAAGACTCCAA ATTCGCCACCAAAGAGAGATTCAGATAAGGCACCTGATACAACGTCCAGAGAGAAAGAGGAACAAC TAATGGAGTTTGTTCGAAATCTCTTATCACGAGTGCCTGAAGAAGCTGCGCATCCACCACATGATGGTAATGCCATAGTCTCTGTGGAGCAGAGTTCAAGTAAAGCAGGGGGAGAGTCCCAAGCTATCCAGAAGCCAAAGCTTGAAACTTCTCAGCAACAGCAACAGCAGCCGCTTTACCCCA CCGAGTTTTGGAAGAAGCTTTTGACTACTTTAGGTCAGATTGAGAGTAATACAGACAAAATGGTTAAACTAATGAGTGATGGACATGGATTTGCTTCTGCTGTGGGATCCTCCAAGAGACAGCGAGATGAGCAAAGGAAAGATAGAGGTGACAACGACGAAGCAGAGAAGCTGCAGGATCAGAACAGTCAACAGCCGGATGGACAATCTAGGGGAAACAAGGCTGCAAAGAAAcactag
- the LOC108832135 gene encoding uncharacterized protein LOC108832135 isoform X3 — protein sequence MPNFPGGCTSADQFSKYVYERVRECILRYMSKEATATHLQDRYQIPYGYTERAWCYIEKLNQDFFRTYFENGAPTALAKVAKQTVLAPQIKEETGSCKTPNSPPKRDSDKAPDTTSREKEEQLMEFVRNLLSRVPEEAAHPPHDGNAIVSVEQSSSKAGGESQAIQKPKLETSQQQQQQPLYPTAEFWKKLLTTLGQIESNTDKMVKLMSDGHGFASAVGSSKRQRDEQRKDRGDNDEAEKLQDQNSQQPDGQSRGNKAAKKH from the exons ATGCCAAATTTTCCTGGCGGTTGTACGAGCGCAGATCAGTTCTCCAAATAC GTTTATGAAAGAGTAAGGGAATGCATCTTGAGGTACATGAGCAAGGAAGCAACTGCGACACATCTACAAGATCGATATCAAATCCCATACGGATACACAGAGAGAG CTTGGTGTTATATCGAAAAATTGAACCAAGATTTCTTCAGAACCTACTTTGAGAACGGTGCACCAA CAGCTCTTGCTAAAGTGGCAAAACAAACCGTTCTTGCTCCTCAAATCAAAGAAGAAACTGGATCTTGCAAGACTCCAA ATTCGCCACCAAAGAGAGATTCAGATAAGGCACCTGATACAACGTCCAGAGAGAAAGAGGAACAAC TAATGGAGTTTGTTCGAAATCTCTTATCACGAGTGCCTGAAGAAGCTGCGCATCCACCACATGATGGTAATGCCATAGTCTCTGTGGAGCAGAGTTCAAGTAAAGCAGGGGGAGAGTCCCAAGCTATCCAGAAGCCAAAGCTTGAAACTTCTCAGCAACAGCAACAGCAGCCGCTTTACCCCA CAGCCGAGTTTTGGAAGAAGCTTTTGACTACTTTAGGTCAGATTGAGAGTAATACAGACAAAATGGTTAAACTAATGAGTGATGGACATGGATTTGCTTCTGCTGTGGGATCCTCCAAGAGACAGCGAGATGAGCAAAGGAAAGATAGAGGTGACAACGACGAAGCAGAGAAGCTGCAGGATCAGAACAGTCAACAGCCGGATGGACAATCTAGGGGAAACAAGGCTGCAAAGAAAcactag
- the LOC108832135 gene encoding uncharacterized protein LOC108832135 isoform X1, translated as MPNFPGGCTSADQFSKYVYERVRECILRYMSKEATATHLQDRYQIPYGYTERAWCYIEKLNQDFFRTYFENGAPNAAALAKVAKQTVLAPQIKEETGSCKTPNSPPKRDSDKAPDTTSREKEEQLMEFVRNLLSRVPEEAAHPPHDGNAIVSVEQSSSKAGGESQAIQKPKLETSQQQQQQPLYPTAEFWKKLLTTLGQIESNTDKMVKLMSDGHGFASAVGSSKRQRDEQRKDRGDNDEAEKLQDQNSQQPDGQSRGNKAAKKH; from the exons ATGCCAAATTTTCCTGGCGGTTGTACGAGCGCAGATCAGTTCTCCAAATAC GTTTATGAAAGAGTAAGGGAATGCATCTTGAGGTACATGAGCAAGGAAGCAACTGCGACACATCTACAAGATCGATATCAAATCCCATACGGATACACAGAGAGAG CTTGGTGTTATATCGAAAAATTGAACCAAGATTTCTTCAGAACCTACTTTGAGAACGGTGCACCAA ATGCAGCAGCTCTTGCTAAAGTGGCAAAACAAACCGTTCTTGCTCCTCAAATCAAAGAAGAAACTGGATCTTGCAAGACTCCAA ATTCGCCACCAAAGAGAGATTCAGATAAGGCACCTGATACAACGTCCAGAGAGAAAGAGGAACAAC TAATGGAGTTTGTTCGAAATCTCTTATCACGAGTGCCTGAAGAAGCTGCGCATCCACCACATGATGGTAATGCCATAGTCTCTGTGGAGCAGAGTTCAAGTAAAGCAGGGGGAGAGTCCCAAGCTATCCAGAAGCCAAAGCTTGAAACTTCTCAGCAACAGCAACAGCAGCCGCTTTACCCCA CAGCCGAGTTTTGGAAGAAGCTTTTGACTACTTTAGGTCAGATTGAGAGTAATACAGACAAAATGGTTAAACTAATGAGTGATGGACATGGATTTGCTTCTGCTGTGGGATCCTCCAAGAGACAGCGAGATGAGCAAAGGAAAGATAGAGGTGACAACGACGAAGCAGAGAAGCTGCAGGATCAGAACAGTCAACAGCCGGATGGACAATCTAGGGGAAACAAGGCTGCAAAGAAAcactag